The Bactrocera dorsalis isolate Fly_Bdor chromosome 3, ASM2337382v1, whole genome shotgun sequence genomic interval TTTGCCAGTTACTAATTATGATGTAAAGTTAAGTGCGGTAATGCGAtttgagtaataattttttccttaaacgTGAGTTGCCTTTATTATTTCGAGATTGGAGAACAGAAACAAATACCAATTAACAGTAactgctttattgtttttcgaaaTATACTCTATTAAGATCTATCCACTTTAACATACATTTGAAACAATTGTGGAAGCACTTTTgtcactctgattgaggtatctccaaatcAGGCATTTCGAATGCCTCTTATGTATCTATATCCAACAtgcaattgttttgtttttgatcCAAATGATCATGGAATATGGGATATATGCTGGTTCCACTAATACTTgtagttgtctcaatctcaagataggtcacatgacgatcttaCATTATAAGTGggagcatcaatagtttcccgaacaacaactgattttggacgaacTTCACTAAATTTGTTTTGGAGTGGTCTAccacctcgattgaattcaccgtACGATTGATAAACATTGATTGTTGAAGGAGCTTCATCGCTagaaattgaattaagttcatggatgcactgttgctgagttaatccaggtcgaattttgtaaattgtaatAGTAGCTTCAAAAATGTtcgcgatttaattccatttttggccAAAACGAATATTTGAAgtaactgtaaacaacacaaatatcgTTTGAATGGCAAAATGTTCTGAGTATGCATAGCatcgaaaatattacaattgagaataaagttgtgagttgccacATTGCAACGCTAGAGTTGCCAAAACCCGAAACATAAGAGGCAACCTACTTAgtgtattattttaattaattgccataggtttgaaaaaaacattgatATAGCATTTTAAAAGAAGCAGCTTCATGGGATGctaatattgttttgttttactgTTAGCAACATGCTATGTTCGTCAGATTTCTCATGTACCATATGGTACCAAACACATTCGTTTTGGTACCAGTATGACCCTAGCACAATCTATAGAGGAATTATGTTTAGTGTAAACAAGTTTTCATTTCTGTTTATAAGTTCatattgttatttaatttatattttacgtCAGCAGCGATtagacaaaataaatacatattttgcaaaCATTAATGTTTCAAATTAGTCATTGAGATTGTGAAATTGCGTGAACTTTGAATTCATAGCAATAAATGATAAGAGCAATCAATGTATAACGTCTCGAGTATCAATTGGCTCGgacatttttgtttgtgtatatacattatGGAATGTGATGATGTGAAAAAACGGCACGTTTCAATATTTGAATCGATTTTAATTCTCTTTACAAATCTTATCATCTCTCTGTACACTGTGCCTATTAATCACACATTGTTCattggaataatttttgtttggtcATCAAATCACTATTGGTTTAAACGTATcagttttttgaatatatttgtattttgtccCTTCAAAGTTATGATCGCCAGATATTGTGCATTTCTGCCAGcttttttttccaatcctcaaagcactgaaatagtaattttttgtgttccTCTTCAGCTGTTCCTTCGATCAAGTTTCTATCTATTCAATCATAGGGTAGCATCGTTCTTTCGTAGGTTCTTTTGAGAACAAAAAGTCACAACGgtccagatctggggaatacggtggctgtgGCACCAttaatttgttgcttttggtcaaataatcgcgcacaagcaacgaggCGTGAGCAGGGGTAACGCCCCACGGTGCAAAGGCAacttttgttcttccacaaatccgttCGTTTCTGGCgaattgcttcgcgcaaattccGGATAACTTACAAATAATATTCTTGATTGACCATTGACTCTTTGGCAAGCAGCTATGATGCACGAAGTTCTtgcaatcaaagaaaattattaacaaatccTTCAAAGACGAACTTGGTGCGTTTTTTTTAGTCCTGCGGCACCATCCATTAGAATGATTGAGCTTTGGTTATCAAGCCGTTACCATTAACTTATGATTCTTCACCAGTTATGACACTCCGGAGCAGATCTCGGTCGTCGCGGGCTGAGTCCAACATCTCCTGAGCAATGTCAACGTGAGGCTGTTTTTGGTCGAAAGTGAGAAATTTTAGCAGAAACTGCGAGTCGATCGGCCAGTACTATTTTCTTTACTTATTACTGTTTGACATACTCGAACGTTCGACATGCTCTTGTATCGCCAACAAACGTTGCTTTTGTCCAAGATAGCATCACCATATGCCACAGTTGATGTCCATATCTGCACCATAAGACAGTTTTTGTAGAGGGATTCTACTTTGAGGGCTTACAAAATTTAActcgtgcaagaattgaagccgaacgACCATAAAGCACGTCGAATTCTGACAAGAAAGTTTTGTTCAATCATGAAGCTCACTTTTAGTTGAATGTTTATTGGAAGAGTATTTTCAGCGAGCCCATTATCTCTCATTGTCGGCCTCTAACACCACTGGAAACCAACGGGGTAAAAATGTTACATTTCGCATGTAATTTGGATGTCCACAACAACATCAGTCGACTTCACTAATATTGATTACTAGCAACCGGTCATGCAATGTTCGGTTTGGCTCGACTCCTCGCCCTtcgttaattgttattattgttgtttgcttttagtGCCACTGTTTGATCATCCTGATCTTATTCGGTCTATGTTGAAGCGTTAAGTGTCAAAACAACGCCTTCGAAGGTGTTATCAACTATATTCGCCATATTCTTAATGAGTTCACAACGAAGACCATTCCCTATTTGTCCCAATTTGGCTGCTGCTTTCACTAAGGGATACTAATTTAATGTGTATTTCTGAAGGATATATTTCTGCGGGGTCTCAAACTTTGCTTTAGGTTTTAGTTATTTGATCGACATgtgtaaaactaaataaatggaTGAAGTCTTGAAAATTATGCTAATCTATTTTAACTTCATGTAATGTTCGCACTGAAAGGCTCCctttcccaatttttttttgtttgtttgctatCTGTCTTTAGCCTTCATCCCACTGTTCAAGGTCAAAGCATAGTCCCACAGAACCCTTATAATTCGTTCCTCCTTTAAACTTAGTAGTCATTTGCATTCCTTTAaagcataataaataaataacgggCCTTTGCGAACAAACAAAATAAGTGAACACATACCAAGTATGTCCTTATGGTTATAATTCACTGGGTTTCACGCCTTGTTTTCGGCCACACCTTGCAAGAAATGTAGCCATGTCcctacatatgtgtatgcacaTATTTCGGAGCTCAATGAGGCTAATCCTGTTCCTTCCCTTGCAACCAACCAAGTGTATATGTCAAAAATGTGTCAACCGTTGGGCAGACTGTCCCAATTGCTTGCATGATTATGTACTATTTACTTTTAGTCATCGGCGTTTTCACCACTGATTACTGTCATTCACATTCATGAACGCGCCTTAAGAAGAGAGTTTTCTACTTAATATACTTTATTATCCGTTATTTGTATGTGCGTAATAAAATATTCCTTAACGAAGAATCACAAAAAAAGTAGAAGTAGAAGTAGCGAAAAACTAATAAGTTGACATTAATCGATATTCTTAGTCTCcttgttttgcttttaaatttttataactaaTGGAAATCAGaatgattatttttgaagatgATCTGCTCCTGTTTAGTTTTAAAGAtttgttgaatatttaataatcttAACATAGTGTCTTCCATAGAATGCTTAAAAATTTGGCAATGCGCCTAATTGTAGGCCAGCATTTATGTAATATTGACGGTTTAGTAAACTTGGAGTAGCAATTCTACTTTGATGAattcttttttgaatttttttttacttattttttttagttttaattggaTTTAGCTTCTATGCtgtttgttataaatattcataaacattttagattttcttatatCCTGTAATATTGCTTTTGCCCTaaatagggtatattaactttgcTACGAAGTTTTTAGCTCCAAGAAGGACATGTAGCAGACCTCATcagtataagtacatatatatatatgtacatataaaatgatcagcatgacgagctagATCGATTTAGCCATGAGCGTCTCTCCGCACCTCGGTATGCGAACTAGTCGCTCAGCGTTTGaggtattaaattaaaattttgcacacgtcttttCATTTCCAAGAATctacttatttgtcggaaccgccgatatcgaaccactatagcatataacagtcatacaaactgatcaatcacaATCCAGTCcctgtatggaaaagtttttcttttgtcaaaatatattctcaaatttattattggcCAAAGCAGCGATagaatcttcgaaaaaattattcacatcggactactatagcataacAGGACAATTGAAAAGTCTCCAGCCAACCATAGTAAATCACATATTTTTGGTAACCGAACCccaatttagatattttttttcatcttcTTCATTGACTTGTGGCACGGTGTAAGTATCGTCTTGGTGAAATAGGAATTTCCCTTTTTTCAAATGCTGCGGTTTTTGGTCGATTTAGTCCTTCATAGCGCTATGTAATAATGTTGATGGtcctaaaatttattaaaaaatacagaCGCTATAACGTTGCTAGCTGActtttttccacgctttggagcgggttcatcgtgtgaAGTCTACTGggatgactgtcgattagaCTTCGGTGTGAAATGATGGAACCAAGTTTCATCCATTGTCTTAtaaaactcgggtttattacgcatgaacatctccaaacacggCTCCGAATCATCAGTTCGCGCGGCACCGAATTTGCCTAGAGCTTTTCTCGCACTCAAGTGTCGATATCTTTAAGGTACCTGCTATCttgaacaacttcactttacggttaACCAGAATtattttgtggaattttttgatgatttcgTCGGGCGTCCACTGTGTTCGTCGTATTCGGTACTCATTTTACTACTTCTAATCTTAGCAGCACCAATCCTTGATGTCGGATGGGCAGTTTCCTCCTCAatccaagtttttgcttcaactgtatttttcttttcaaaaagcaatattttgtcAACACTTGAAATTCCAGTGTTTTTCATAGTAGCAAAAGTTGGTtcactaaaaattatataattcacaaactaatgacctgagagctgtcaaatttatagaCGCGCCTGttgaaggttagggctaactaaGAATCATACGGATATCATCTATGTGTCAGGTCAGAGATTTTTCAATTGCCCTGTTATAgttcccatacaaactgatcgatcaaaactAAGTTCTTGTtaggaaatcttttttattttctgttcgGTTCCGAAGTTAATGTTATTTCTTGCTTAATGTCTTTTTGATGAACCTCTTCCGTAGTTAGATTTTTATATTCTGTTGTTAAATCCacagtaaaaaattatatattttcattataaaaaattttcgttttttatttacacaaatttaaaattttgtttttggccttttttttataaatttcccatataatttgtaaacgttatgtaataaaataaaagttttcttactccaaaatatttcaatattttataatgcaGTTATAAACACGTCGTCCACAAAGGACGTTTCAAAACTATTGAATTGGTCACTTTTCATTCGTGGCGCCATTTATGATTATCTTTATTCACAtgcaaatttacatacatacttgtatgtactgagtatattatgtacatatgcacttagatTTTAtccacttatatacatacatagacataaataaataacattgtACTAATGTGCATGCGAGGTCTGTCGTGtgcaattataattttgtaatttatccTTTTATCTTTCAAAgttatcttagaaaatatttcaaaagcacAGCAAACAGTTTAAATCAATGACACGATGGGGAATAACATTTTTAGTGTTGACCTTGGATTTAATTGATATTATATGCGGAGAAGGCGCATTCGACGACATAGAATATTAGATTTTGACACAAATTCAGAGAAGATAATTCCCAACATTGCTAATGACACCATAATCTGACATCTGATCAAGTAAATTTAAAGTTGTATCCACTTTCAGAAGCAGCAAATACCTAAGAAACTTTGTGGACGTTCCTTATAAAGCGCTGCATTTTATTTCCGAACTCATCAATAACGGACTTTGAGTGACTGTTAAGAGGTTACATTTTTCCGAAGCAGAAGAAACCCTCTTTAACCAATCAATAAAAACTCAGCAATATTTGCCAGGAATAATACAATATTAGCCAACGATGTCTTGAACGTTCCAAACGACCAGCCGCTCCCAAACTATTCTGATAGAGATGTTGGTATGTTCTTTTTTTCTCAGTATGAAGCGAAATATTTCTCTCTTTTTGACGATTTTATCCATCAGATCTGAACAAGAGAATGTTAACCTTTTTTTTGGAAACCTTCGCTACTTACCTACTTTTAGTAGACAGAAACGCATTGAAGTTCTTTATTAATTCAATTGCATTCCTTACAATACACAAGGtgtttttcaaagtaaacaggactttttgaatctagcgcccctggtggcgccatctacacATAATTGTATGTCGACTGATGCGTtggaatctgctatctttatcgattgtccagtgagaatttcatgacattttatgGATTGAAAAtgaagttattgtgttttaagtgtcagtatgtttgtgttatcggtgaggaaatgagcttcgaacaaagagccaacattaaattttgttttaaaattggtaaaacttttaccgaaacgtttcaattgatgaaacaagtttatggcgatgattgcctatcgcgtagcagagtgcacgagtggtttcaacgtttccaaagtggtcgtgagaacataaatgacgatcaacatctgggccaatcaaaatccgtgatcaccggaaattccattgaaaatgTGCATGAGTTCATGAAAAAACGGCTAACgagtttaaaaaattcgttcgatatgcttttggacCTTGCAAAAAGCCGTATTGAAGCAGAACGAGactatttttgattatattgTTTTGCCGAAagaaccatttgttctgttttttttaagtcctgtttgctttggaacacaccttgtagaCCACTGCATCGCGGGACCTTCACTTGTCGCTTCTTTCTTCGCTGACACACCTGGGAGTGATTTGTACGCGGAGACAGCCgtcgaaaaagaagaaatggTGTAGAAGGAGGAGTATTTTTTTCGAGAGCTCCTATCAATTCCAACTTTAGGCTATCAGAGCACTGCAGCGTCTTTCAAGCGGAGGTGGCTGCCATCAAAGCAGCGGCAGATATATTCCTCCGCAGTGCCTTCTATCGACAGGTGTGCATTCACTCCCACACTTACTCCATTGGGGCACACTCACTCCGATTTTAAGCGAGTCGGTTGTTTGGTATCCACTTGCGTTCTAAATAGCACTGGACTTATGGATGACTTGGCTAAGAAGACTTGTGGACAGCTAAAGTCTACGCTATTGTGGCATCTTTTTGGCTCAAAGTGAACCGTAAAACGTCCTCCGAACTAACTGAATTTTTACGATCCAGTCAGTTTTCAAGCAAAGTCAATCTCTTCCCCATTGTAGGTGTTATAATTAGACACATCTAATAGGTACATACGAGGTGTGACTAAATATTTTGTCAGACGCATTTGTCCCAGCTGTAGGAAGGAAGGCGAGGTTGTTAATCTAGTCAATTTATCTTCAGTTGCCAGGTTTCTAGCATACCTCGTTTGAAATATTTCGGCAGATACATCTTTGGTAAACCCAGCGAAGTTGCTGCAATTGATACTAACCACCTTAATAAATTTGTCGTAAGCTCAGAACTCTTCATCGATCTATAatgttatgaattttttttgggtAACACAAAAGACAAATATCTGTCTAAGAGAATTCCATTTTTGTATCAACCCTACGACTTAACCTAAACTACCTAATTTCAAaccatttcatatttatattttctttatacaaGTAAGAGCTAATTGAAAAAAACGAAGCGGAtactgtttttgttaaaatacaaccatttattacaaaaatatggcagatataatttttataaacaatttttttgcagtCAATAACTTCGAAAAGAACCACAAAAGTTTACATCGCTAAAAAAATCTTCCCAGCTTGTATtcgagtttttaatatttcaatctCAATCTCAATATATCTGaagaattattataaaaagtttatatatatacctacatatatatatgcttatatacacAGTAGAGTAGATGTCGTTGAAAAAAACGGTTATTAGCTGCTCATACTCGTAAGCCACTTCAACGTTCGTAAACTCCAATGAAGCTGTTGCATGATGGGCAACGATGTGCGGCATTACGAGCACATTTTGTGCAATAAAGACAGCAAGCGCACGGCCAAAAgctggaaataaatatttggaatcaataaaaatgtgccaaaattatatgtacatatatttttctgaatCCTTAGGaagtattttgtaatattaGTTCATAGGCTTGCAGTAATAAAAATACTTAGTCGTAGGAGGAGCTCAGAATTGATCTTTCGTTAGTCAAATTTCAATGTAGATTAAGAGCTACATTAATATTAATCCAAAAGTTTGGTTTTCGAGAGCTCAATCTTTGTTCGGAAATTGTTTTTAACATCAATTCATAAATAAGGCGATTTTGTTTGCAAACGAAGTTTATTGGATACTCAAGAATACTTGAAATGTTACACTTGATTTTTAAAACAGATCCTTtgcatatacaaaatataaaacttttgaTATGTTATAAGAAAACTTTATCTATTGACATCTTTGCTTCTTGAGGATGTCTCCAAGTACTATTTGAgacagaaaaaattatgaaacataTGTAAACTGAACAGCGGGGTCTCGGTTATGTTTTTaagcattattttcaaatttatttgtgaGATCGGCTTCCAAATATGTAGTCACTTGGAACAACATGAAACTAATTTAGTCTATTCAAAATCGCCATATAGCATTTCTAACCGCCTTCAGCTTCAACAcctttttaaatgtaaatatgtagatgGCTTTGATTAATGATCAGCAGTTATCGACGATCATCGAACAAAAACTAAGCACTCGAAAAATATCGTTAAACCTAGAAGTGAGACCTACCCGATAACACATAAAAGCAATGCTATCAAATGCGTTTTCGTGGATGATGTATAGTCCACGCTGGTGATTACTTGTTTATTACAAGTTGGACAAATGATCGTGGCTGGTTCCGGCCCCACCGGTGCTGACATATTGACTGCGAgctgtaaagaaaaaaatagttataatattaatattaattttgtttaaatattgttgTATAAAGTTAAATTAGGTTTCTAGTGATCAGTGTCTTTTGACAGCATCTTGACTGACATATTACGTTTGCAACGATATTTGTAACAGTTAAAATGAAAAGTCAGCTACCCTATAGTGTAAttaaccccacaagaagtaaTCTAATGATGTtcaatcacaacttcttggaggccattcaatgtgaaaatttcttgataatcgaatctccaaacttttctcgcatcAAGATCAACTTGTTTTAATTGCGGTcgtaaaaagttggttatcaccGCGCTCTATTGATAGTAACGGTGTGAATGGCtttatttcgaaagaagtacggatcgatgattccaccagaccaaaaccacaccaaactgttccTTTAGGAGATTGTAATGATAGTTCCTGAAACCAGAATCGACATTTGTTCTTTTTTACCGCCCCAATCAGATTAAAGTGAGCACCATCGGAGacttttttcttaaaagataTCGATACCGTTTTCAAGTTGCTtcaaggcaaaatcagcaatTTCACGACATTTACGGTGGTTCAATTTCTTTGGTTCTTGAGTGATATATGGATACAAGTCCAATGGTCCTTGTTTGTCaggagagaactttactttttaattggcCACTAAGTCCAAAGTAGTTAGCACGTGTTGGCAAGAGTTTGTTTGCGTTCGATTTCAAGgctaatattgttgttggtgttgatgctggtttcaagatagacgacattatctacgacttcagaGACTATCTGTCCTTCATGCGGTCGTCATCGATTTGGGAATCGGTTTTGCCATCTCTAGATATAACACTTCCACTGCCTTTCAGCAGGTTTGTGAAGTGTTCACTCCATAACTTCAGTACGCTCTGAATATTAGCGACTAGATCACCTCTTTGGaggtatgctccggtcttgataACTTcggttagtcgccgcatcttttcttagaatttttgAACATTACACCTGTCAATTAGCTACTCACGatcttgcttccctcttcaactcttggtatctatGCCATCCTGCTCGTGTTGTGGTCGACCGCAATACTGAGAGGTAGGATGTGATATAATATATgaagaaatagttcagatcTTTTAAATAACGGTCATAACTGTACTCTCGTATAATACATAAAACAATAGGCTCGTCAAAACTCAGAGTGTGTCAAATCGAACAAACAAATATCATCAAATAAATGGACTAGCATAATCCAATAGAGATAGAAAAAGAAGAtgtttaaaagataatagaatggataacattattgttgttttcacaTTTAACTTTTCAACAAGTGAGCTTCTCTAATAAACACCCACCACATATTAAGTTATTACTCTATTAAAATTGAATTCTAATTACTTTTATAGACGGATAAGCTTCAGCATTAATTAAAACAACATCTCGAGTCACTTGAtcaattaaactaaaatttatttttgtacttatAAAATGTGCAACATTCCGTGAATATTAAATTGTAtacgtttatatgtatgtatacatttagaGTAACTACCATACGCTCCATCTCCAGAGATAACGCCATCCTATCAACCTACAAAATTCACCTACTTGTTGTATTTTCGGCGCCACGAAGCTTTTTATACTTGTCGTCGGTAAACATGTCTCCCGCACTGTTGTCTGTCGTTAGGAGTGACAACCGGAGTGAGAGAGCAAGCAATGCAAGTAACCAAATTGTTATTGCTTGATTACTGTAATAATGCAATTTTGGCGCCAACTATTTCATAAACtgtacaaatgtatattatatatctatactttttctaaaatatggtatattttgaatataacatCAATAGCACTATAGGTATCAGTTTTATTAACAGTTCGACTATATCCTATAGAGATATCGGggatatatacacaaatattttattataatactcgTATACTAATTTTTGGAAGCTAGTAAAGGTGTGCTTCTGCGAGATCTTACTGGCCAAGAATAGAACATATAAGATCTACTGAATTACTTAGTTGAGTTCATCTTATCGCAATCATAAATGTTTT includes:
- the LOC105233671 gene encoding lipopolysaccharide-induced tumor necrosis factor-alpha factor homolog, translating into MSAPVGPEPATIICPTCNKQVITSVDYTSSTKTHLIALLLCVIGFWPCACCLYCTKCARNAAHRCPSCNSFIGVYER